The following proteins are co-located in the Gossypium hirsutum isolate 1008001.06 chromosome A02, Gossypium_hirsutum_v2.1, whole genome shotgun sequence genome:
- the LOC107951485 gene encoding probable receptor-like protein kinase At1g11050, with protein sequence MGNYLFFFFIFIFIIPLFSTTSAIDSNDSSCPIDLSYVETFPWNQTTCLDPQGNQCCQTLISLFGMGMAQYLKETSVFQLPNPTVASSCLSGFQTQVAARSVHPSLVTSCFKNSTQFVSNVSNCAGIITVQDWVQKVGPVTALDTACKGDVTGLNCRPCIEAGYNVFSKLFSLDPNSTKCFDFTVLYAIGVINEFGPKDPGAAGCILGLPLDSSVNEKSKRKLSNETVLKLVFGFLGAFVGVLVAFALIILYRKWDKKNKRNAPHRRFVSSFRASVLPNSGAKWFHLSELEQATDGFSQRNLIGRGAYGVVYKGTLADGTLVAVKQILDLDLEGDEDFSNEVEIISKIRHRNLLSLRGCCLTSDIMKGRRRYLVYDFMSNGSLGDHLFNDFTWQKLSWPQRKNIILDVAQGLAYLHYGIKPSIYHRDIKATNILLDSEMKAKVADFGLAKQSLEGQSHLTTRVAGTHGYLAPEYALYGQLTEKSDVYSFGIVILEIMSGRKVIDTSNSSYLIITDWAWKLAKSGNVQEIFDESIREEGPKGVMERFVRVGILCAHVMVAFRPKIAEALKMLEGDIDIPKLPDRPLPLSHESFKSSLGRIASTSNTSKYNSNMSVV encoded by the coding sequence ATGGGAAActaccttttcttcttcttcatcttcatcttcatcattcCCCTTTTCTCCACCACTTCCGCCATTGATTCAAACGATTCTTCATGCCCCATCGATCTAAGTTACGTCGAAACCTTCCCATGGAACCAAACCACATGTCTCGACCCTCAAGGCAACCAGTGCTGCCAAACGCTCATCAGTCTCTTCGGCATGGGGATGGCCCAATATCTTAAAGAGACCTCCGTTTTTCAGCTGCCGAATCCCACGGTTGCTTCTTCTTGTCTCTCTGGTTTTCAGACCCAGGTTGCCGCCAGGTCTGTCCACCCATCTCTGGTCACTtcttgctttaagaactccaccCAATTCGTCAGCAATGTTTCAAACTGCGCTGGGATTATAACAGTCCAAGACTGGGTTCAAAAAGTTGGTCCAGTCACTGCATTAGATACTGCTTGTAAAGGTGATGTGACTGGTTTGAATTGCAGACCCTGTATTGAAGCTGGTTACAATGTTTTCTCAAAGTTATTTAGTCTTGATCCAAATTCCACAAAGTGTTTTGATTTCACTGTTTTGTATGCCATTggtgtaatcaatgaatttggtCCAAAAGATCCAGGGGCAGCTGGTTGCATACTTGGCTTGCCATTGGATAGCTCTGTTAAtgagaaatcaaagagaaaattaAGCAATGAAACCGTGTTAAAATTGGTATTTGGTTTCTTGGGTGCTTTTGTTGGTGTTTTGGTTGCTTTTGCACTGATAATTTTGTATAGGAAATGGGATAAGAAGAACAAGAGAAATGCTCCACACAGAAGATTCGTGAGCAGTTTCAGGGCGAGTGTGTTGCCGAATTCGGGTGCCAAATGGTTTCATTTATCAGAGCTCGAACAAGCCACCGATGGATTTTCTCAGAGGAATTTGATAGGCCGAGGTGCATATGGAGTTGTATATAAAGGAACACTTGCAGATGGTACTTTGGTTGCTGTGAAACAGATCCTCGATTTGGATTTGGAGGGAGACGAAGATTTCTCGAATGAAGTCGAGATCATAAGCAAAATCAGACACCGGAACCTTCTTTCGCTCCGAGGTTGTTGTCTTACGAGTGACATAATGAAAGGCAGAAGAAGATATCTGGTCTATGATTTCATGTCAAATGGCAGCCTTGGTGACCATCTATTCAATGATTTCACTTGGCAAAAACTGAGTTGGCCTCAACGGAAGAACATAATTCTTGATGTAGCCCAGGGTCTAGCTTACTTACACTATGGAATCAAACCATCGATTTATCATCGAGACATAAAAGCCACCAACATACTATTAGACTCGGAAATGAAAGCGAAGGTTGCGGATTTCGGATTGGCAAAGCAGAGTTTGGAAGGGCAGTCTCATCTTACCACCAGAGTTGCAGGCACACATGGTTATTTAGCACCAGAATATGCACTCTATGGACAATTAACAGAGAAAAGTGATGTTTACAGCTTTGGAATTGTGATCCTTGAGATCATGAGTGGGAGAAAAGTGATTGACACATCAAATTCATCCTATCTAATAATCACAGATTGGGCTTGGAAGCTTGCGAAATCAGGCAATGTGCAGGAAATTTTCGATGAATCGATAAGAGAGGAAGGACCGAAAGGTGTGATGGAAAGGTTTGTTCGGGTTGGGATTCTCTGTGCACATGTAATGGTAGCTTTCAGGCCAAAAATTGCAGAGGCTCTCAAGATGTTAGAAGGTGATATTGACATTCCCAAGTTACCAGATAGGCCATTGCCACTCAGTCATGAGTCCTTCAAATCATCCTTGGGAAGAATTGCATCAACAAgtaatacatcaaaatataacTCAAATATGTCTGTAGTATAG